In one window of Armatimonadota bacterium DNA:
- a CDS encoding cold-shock protein, whose product MATGKVKWFNDAKGFGFIETADGDVFVHHSVIESDGFRSLQEGQEVEVEIGQGPKGLKALKVRPL is encoded by the coding sequence ATGGCCACGGGTAAGGTCAAGTGGTTCAATGATGCCAAGGGCTTTGGCTTCATTGAGACCGCGGACGGCGACGTGTTCGTCCACCACAGCGTGATCGAATCCGACGGCTTCCGCTCTCTTCAGGAGGGCCAGGAGGTAGAGGTCGAGATCGGTCAAGGCCCCAAGGGACTCAAGGCCCTGAAAGTGCGTCCGCTCTAA
- the mtnA gene encoding S-methyl-5-thioribose-1-phosphate isomerase → MTPIEWHDDHVSILDQTRLPGQVAHLEARQPQDVADAICSMSIRGAPALGVAASFAAALAAVNARSLDLERARANVDQAIALIRSTRPTARNLFWALERMQACAASARDANELAESLVREALAVQQEDLESCRSIGDFGARLVPEGATILTHCNAGALATAGYGTALGVIRSAHRAGKNIRVLVDETRPLLQGARLTAWELVGEGIPATVIADSAAGWCMQQGMVNLVVVGADRIAANGDAANKIGTYALAVLACQHGIPFYIAAPMSTVDLTLAGGQDIPIEERAAEEVSTIAGTRVTPEGAAIFNPAFDVTPHGLITAIITDRGVCDHPLSESLAKLAS, encoded by the coding sequence TTGACCCCTATCGAGTGGCATGACGACCATGTGAGCATCCTGGATCAGACGCGCCTGCCTGGGCAAGTGGCCCACCTCGAGGCCCGTCAGCCGCAGGACGTCGCCGACGCCATATGCAGCATGAGCATTCGCGGCGCGCCCGCCCTGGGCGTGGCAGCATCCTTTGCCGCCGCGCTGGCCGCGGTTAACGCGCGCTCTCTTGACCTGGAACGGGCCCGCGCGAACGTGGATCAAGCGATCGCCTTGATCCGCTCGACCAGGCCCACGGCGCGCAACTTGTTCTGGGCGTTGGAACGAATGCAGGCGTGTGCCGCCTCGGCGCGCGATGCGAACGAACTGGCGGAGTCGCTTGTCCGCGAGGCACTTGCCGTTCAGCAGGAGGACCTGGAATCATGCCGGAGCATTGGCGACTTCGGGGCGCGGCTGGTGCCGGAGGGCGCGACGATCCTGACGCACTGCAATGCGGGCGCTCTCGCGACTGCCGGCTACGGGACCGCCCTCGGCGTTATCCGCTCGGCCCACCGCGCGGGGAAGAACATCCGCGTCCTGGTTGACGAGACCCGCCCGCTGCTCCAGGGCGCCCGGCTCACGGCGTGGGAACTCGTCGGCGAGGGCATTCCCGCGACCGTTATCGCTGACTCGGCGGCCGGCTGGTGCATGCAGCAGGGCATGGTGAATCTCGTCGTCGTCGGCGCGGATCGCATCGCGGCCAACGGGGATGCCGCCAATAAGATAGGCACCTATGCCCTGGCCGTTTTGGCGTGCCAGCACGGCATCCCGTTCTACATAGCCGCGCCGATGTCAACCGTTGACCTCACGCTTGCCGGCGGCCAGGACATACCGATCGAAGAACGGGCGGCCGAGGAGGTGAGCACAATCGCCGGCACGCGCGTCACGCCGGAGGGCGCGGCGATCTTCAACCCGGCATTCGATGTCACTCCTCACGGGCTGATTACCGCCATCATCACCGACAGAGGGGTGTGCGATCACCCCTTGTCCGAATCGCTTGCGAAATTGGCGTCGTAG
- a CDS encoding radical SAM protein: MARCSRCGKDSRLIAEALGFCCACLRDDFEDARAHVEATRSRIRAEFDLPTRAPATPGGVACSLCVHQCSMAPGEVSFCGLRRADDEGHLHGPSAGQGHFDWYHDPLPTNCVADWVCPGGTGTGYPEFAYSPGPERGYKNLAVFYRACGFDCLFCQNWHFRQDAGRARPAQELADAVDSRTSCICYFGGDPGAQLPHALRASRLARDKASGRILRICWETNGSMNPALADEMMSLALASGGCVKFDLKAWDEGLHVALTGVTNRRTLENFERLAARIAERPEPPPLVASTLLVPGYVDEREVAGIARFISRLNSDIPYALLGFHPDFYMHDLPPTSRRHAESCVRAAQDAGLKRVRIGNVHVLGADY; the protein is encoded by the coding sequence ATGGCACGGTGTTCGCGCTGTGGCAAAGACAGCCGACTCATCGCCGAAGCGCTTGGCTTCTGCTGCGCTTGCCTGCGTGATGATTTCGAGGACGCCCGCGCGCACGTAGAAGCCACTCGCAGCCGCATCCGCGCGGAGTTCGACCTTCCGACGCGCGCACCTGCAACTCCCGGCGGAGTCGCCTGTTCCCTCTGCGTCCACCAGTGCTCGATGGCACCGGGCGAGGTGTCTTTCTGCGGCCTGCGCCGAGCCGATGACGAGGGACACCTGCACGGCCCGTCAGCCGGCCAAGGGCATTTCGACTGGTATCACGACCCGCTGCCGACGAACTGTGTCGCCGATTGGGTCTGCCCGGGCGGCACGGGCACCGGCTATCCCGAGTTCGCGTACTCGCCGGGGCCGGAGCGCGGCTACAAGAACCTCGCGGTGTTCTATCGCGCCTGTGGTTTCGACTGCCTGTTCTGTCAGAACTGGCACTTCCGCCAGGACGCCGGGCGCGCGCGACCGGCGCAGGAGTTGGCCGATGCGGTTGACTCGCGGACCTCGTGCATCTGCTACTTCGGCGGCGATCCAGGGGCACAGCTTCCACATGCGCTGCGCGCATCGCGACTGGCGCGTGACAAGGCATCGGGCAGGATCCTGCGCATCTGCTGGGAGACAAATGGGTCCATGAATCCGGCGCTTGCGGATGAGATGATGTCGCTTGCGCTGGCATCCGGCGGCTGCGTCAAGTTCGATCTCAAGGCCTGGGACGAGGGCCTGCACGTCGCGCTGACCGGTGTCACGAATCGGCGGACCCTGGAGAACTTCGAGCGCCTCGCAGCGCGGATCGCCGAGAGGCCGGAGCCGCCGCCGCTGGTGGCGAGCACGCTATTGGTGCCCGGCTATGTGGACGAGCGCGAGGTCGCGGGCATAGCCAGATTCATCTCCCGGCTCAATTCCGACATTCCGTACGCGCTCCTTGGCTTTCACCCCGACTTCTACATGCACGACCTGCCGCCGACATCGCGCCGTCACGCTGAATCATGCGTACGCGCGGCGCAAGACGCGGGGCTCAAGCGGGTGCGGATCGGGAACGTGCACGTGCTCGGCGCGGATTACTAG
- a CDS encoding carboxypeptidase regulatory-like domain-containing protein, giving the protein MRRRFSVQYAGLAACLCAAVVVAGCGGGGGQAEPFTLAGTVTSESGPAIAGAVVTATVSGQSQPVGATTTTSTGVYGLVLPPATYVVEASAAGFVAQQQIVTITASQPRLSVDFSLSPVSEPPPTPATVAGRVTNAVTSAPISGATVTATLQGQTTPLETTTTNADGEYGFILGDGSYVIRVTAAGFVSAQRTVTVTLPVANLGVDFALTPS; this is encoded by the coding sequence ATGAGACGACGCTTCTCAGTGCAATATGCAGGGCTTGCCGCGTGCCTGTGCGCCGCCGTCGTCGTGGCGGGATGCGGCGGAGGAGGGGGGCAGGCCGAGCCGTTCACGTTGGCCGGCACGGTGACCAGCGAGTCCGGCCCCGCCATCGCGGGAGCCGTGGTGACCGCCACCGTGTCGGGACAGTCGCAGCCGGTGGGGGCAACGACCACCACCAGCACCGGGGTCTACGGTCTTGTACTTCCCCCGGCAACCTACGTCGTGGAAGCGAGCGCCGCCGGGTTTGTCGCCCAACAGCAGATCGTAACGATCACCGCGAGTCAGCCCAGACTCTCGGTCGACTTCAGCCTGAGCCCAGTCAGCGAACCGCCACCGACGCCGGCGACTGTCGCAGGCCGAGTCACCAACGCGGTCACGTCGGCGCCTATCTCGGGCGCCACGGTGACGGCGACGCTTCAAGGCCAGACGACACCGCTTGAGACGACCACCACTAATGCCGACGGGGAATACGGCTTCATACTCGGCGATGGCAGTTACGTAATCCGCGTCACTGCGGCTGGTTTCGTGTCGGCGCAGCGGACCGTCACGGTGACCCTGCCGGTGGCGAACCTAGGCGTTGATTTCGCCCTCACTCCGTCGTAG
- a CDS encoding VCBS repeat-containing protein, with product MTSRWYLLVVVLLPAALAGCASPRQNLAAVGESCIAWFASKELRWMKVAGTTPREVRSCPLPEPVLDCAPATLGDACGVVASGANNLYVTRTWANATTALVSVAPDVVRDMCAHDLDGDGWDEVLVLAGERATGRGELRIYSLRHRRWIWRGLRPELHPWKVRAGDVDGDQSPDVVVGVWKTTRFDPVWDNRPFVYQWLDGDLHPSWLGSRLPKRFTDFELADTDQDGRDEIVAVGRTEDGNCLFSCERYGFGFWGAWTGQVVSKISHVSPGGSPATVFTSEGDSRPTVWAYRTSEDAVRVERVAELRAAPQAFCALDDARLAYVDRDRLRVLTVRKGGT from the coding sequence ATGACATCCCGCTGGTACCTGCTGGTTGTCGTGCTCTTGCCGGCGGCCCTCGCCGGATGCGCGTCGCCGCGGCAGAATCTCGCTGCCGTGGGCGAATCGTGCATCGCTTGGTTCGCCAGCAAGGAATTGCGCTGGATGAAGGTCGCCGGCACGACACCCCGCGAAGTCCGCTCCTGTCCGCTTCCCGAGCCGGTCCTGGACTGTGCGCCCGCGACGCTCGGAGACGCGTGCGGCGTGGTCGCGTCCGGCGCGAACAACCTGTACGTAACGCGCACGTGGGCAAATGCAACAACGGCACTCGTCTCGGTTGCGCCTGATGTGGTGCGGGACATGTGTGCGCATGACCTCGACGGGGACGGGTGGGACGAAGTCCTCGTGCTCGCCGGCGAGCGTGCGACCGGGCGCGGCGAGCTTCGCATCTACTCTCTGCGCCATCGGCGTTGGATATGGCGCGGCCTCCGTCCCGAACTTCATCCCTGGAAGGTCCGCGCGGGCGATGTTGACGGGGACCAGTCGCCTGACGTCGTCGTCGGCGTGTGGAAGACAACTCGGTTCGATCCGGTCTGGGATAACCGGCCGTTCGTGTATCAGTGGTTGGACGGCGACTTGCACCCGAGCTGGCTGGGTTCTCGTCTGCCGAAGAGATTCACGGATTTCGAGCTGGCGGACACAGACCAGGACGGACGTGACGAGATCGTGGCGGTCGGGCGGACGGAGGACGGCAACTGCCTCTTCTCCTGCGAGCGCTACGGATTCGGCTTCTGGGGCGCATGGACGGGCCAGGTTGTGTCGAAGATCAGTCACGTGTCACCGGGCGGGAGCCCCGCGACTGTGTTTACGTCGGAAGGCGATTCGCGCCCGACGGTCTGGGCCTATCGGACGAGCGAGGATGCAGTGCGCGTGGAGCGCGTCGCCGAGCTGCGGGCCGCTCCGCAGGCATTCTGTGCACTCGATGACGCTCGACTTGCGTACGTGGATAGGGACCGGTTACGCGTTCTGACAGTCCGCAAAGGAGGTACATGA
- a CDS encoding TIM barrel protein yields the protein MALMDLREQAKRRSGEELVKHLKSFELEFKFSAGVWFFAPGGGRFHDRYVPPMSMEQILDKAAELKKYGLAGLEAHYPNEVNHDNLHLFADFERAMGIRLITVVPNLFFESQFEFGALSSPIPKARQAAINRAKEAFELNRELGTDFAIVWPGIDGYENPFGMDLIAARDRFAEGLAEAMDAVPGVRVAEEPKPYEPRGRILYGTTPEGVLMAQKVEGMLKTKDNRRPLDDGHAMVGLNPEVGHVLMGYEDLPYAFSLACEYGKLMHTHWNSQPLGNYDQDLNVGVIAPEQAEAALYVLKMHGYRGYFGIDINPERMPVDRALINCVDALRAMNDRVNALDHEKIIWATEHPDQARGMLEALLIRARAPKPDALSPMPKWGK from the coding sequence ATGGCCCTGATGGATTTGCGCGAGCAGGCGAAGCGGCGAAGTGGCGAAGAGTTGGTTAAGCACCTCAAGTCGTTCGAACTGGAGTTCAAGTTCAGCGCGGGGGTCTGGTTCTTCGCCCCTGGTGGCGGGCGATTCCACGATCGTTATGTCCCGCCGATGTCCATGGAGCAGATCCTGGACAAGGCTGCAGAGCTGAAGAAGTACGGCCTCGCGGGACTGGAAGCGCACTACCCCAACGAGGTCAACCACGACAACCTGCACCTGTTCGCCGACTTCGAGCGCGCGATGGGCATCCGGCTCATCACCGTTGTCCCCAACCTGTTCTTCGAGTCGCAGTTCGAGTTTGGGGCGCTGTCATCGCCGATACCGAAGGCGCGCCAGGCCGCGATCAACCGCGCCAAGGAAGCCTTCGAGTTGAACCGCGAACTCGGCACCGACTTCGCCATCGTGTGGCCCGGGATTGACGGCTACGAGAATCCGTTCGGCATGGACCTTATCGCCGCGCGCGATCGCTTTGCCGAGGGCTTGGCGGAAGCGATGGATGCGGTCCCGGGCGTGCGCGTCGCCGAGGAGCCGAAGCCTTACGAGCCGCGCGGGCGGATACTGTACGGCACGACGCCCGAAGGCGTCCTCATGGCGCAAAAAGTCGAGGGGATGCTCAAGACCAAGGACAACCGCCGCCCGCTCGACGACGGTCACGCGATGGTCGGCCTCAACCCCGAGGTCGGGCATGTGCTTATGGGGTATGAGGATCTTCCGTACGCATTTAGCCTCGCCTGCGAGTACGGCAAGCTCATGCACACGCACTGGAACAGCCAGCCGCTGGGGAACTACGACCAGGACCTCAATGTCGGCGTGATCGCGCCGGAGCAGGCCGAGGCGGCGCTGTACGTCCTCAAGATGCACGGCTACCGGGGCTACTTCGGCATTGACATCAACCCCGAGCGCATGCCCGTGGATCGCGCGCTGATCAACTGCGTGGACGCCCTGCGCGCGATGAATGACCGCGTCAACGCGCTCGACCACGAGAAGATCATCTGGGCGACCGAGCATCCCGACCAGGCGCGCGGCATGCTCGAGGCGCTGCTGATCCGTGCCCGGGCGCCGAAGCCGGACGCGCTGTCGCCGATGCCGAAGTGGGGGAAATAG
- a CDS encoding FAD-dependent oxidoreductase codes for MKTVFESARETPVRHESQALVAGGGLTGVCAAIAAARAGARTLLVEHSHMLGGVATAGLMASFNNRFIAADGTQVVCGIPGEIVDRLVELRGARPDWRRPDLPHLPFDPELLQVVLIRLLRDASVHVLLGTTVAAARDENGVVAVILEGKAGREAALADVVVDATGEAVIAAHLGADCGETPPASASLEFRMAGVDLPAFFEHFRQHPEDFAEDYDLATEFEEFARNWSELGVFHLPHGGGVRMRPIQDAIARREYWKERGLAHGLDAFGFYATADTDTVIVNSNFYTLDSLDPSDLSNAIQDARERCIETADLLKRVMPGFEQAYVVATAPELGVRISRRIRGRATLTREQLQRGDTFEDVVAVQPRLHSIAHGERRVDGTSELPYGIMLPRDVARILVASGKTVSTEPRGVVRAMVSCMALGQAAGAAAALAGAAGASPSNVPIRRIQQELLDQGAYLGPEDRLAELGLK; via the coding sequence ATGAAGACCGTTTTCGAGTCCGCTCGTGAGACTCCCGTGCGCCACGAGTCGCAGGCCCTCGTCGCAGGAGGCGGTCTCACGGGTGTCTGTGCGGCAATCGCCGCGGCTCGCGCCGGGGCGCGCACTTTGCTGGTGGAACACAGCCATATGCTCGGCGGCGTCGCGACGGCGGGCCTCATGGCCTCCTTCAACAATCGTTTCATCGCCGCCGATGGAACGCAGGTCGTGTGCGGGATCCCGGGCGAGATCGTTGACCGGTTGGTCGAGCTGCGCGGCGCGCGTCCCGATTGGCGTCGTCCCGATCTGCCCCATCTCCCGTTCGACCCTGAGCTGCTTCAGGTCGTACTCATCAGGCTGCTGCGCGATGCCAGCGTGCACGTCCTGCTCGGCACGACTGTCGCCGCCGCTCGCGACGAGAACGGCGTCGTCGCTGTCATACTGGAAGGCAAGGCGGGGCGGGAAGCGGCCCTGGCGGACGTTGTCGTGGACGCCACCGGCGAGGCCGTGATTGCGGCGCACCTCGGCGCGGACTGCGGGGAAACGCCTCCGGCGAGCGCCAGTCTTGAGTTTCGGATGGCGGGCGTTGATCTGCCTGCCTTCTTCGAGCACTTCCGCCAGCATCCCGAGGACTTCGCCGAGGACTACGACCTCGCCACGGAGTTCGAGGAGTTCGCGCGCAACTGGTCGGAGTTGGGGGTCTTCCACCTGCCCCACGGCGGCGGCGTCCGCATGCGTCCCATCCAGGACGCTATTGCTCGCCGCGAATACTGGAAGGAGCGCGGGCTGGCACACGGACTGGACGCATTCGGGTTTTACGCCACCGCGGACACGGATACTGTTATCGTCAACAGCAACTTCTACACTCTCGACAGCCTGGATCCGAGCGACCTGTCGAACGCGATCCAAGACGCGCGCGAGCGCTGCATTGAGACTGCGGACCTGTTGAAGCGCGTGATGCCGGGGTTCGAGCAGGCCTATGTGGTTGCCACCGCGCCCGAGCTGGGGGTACGTATCAGCCGCCGTATCCGGGGCCGCGCGACTCTGACACGCGAGCAACTGCAAAGGGGCGACACGTTCGAAGATGTGGTCGCTGTGCAGCCCCGGCTGCACAGCATCGCACACGGCGAGCGCCGCGTGGACGGCACCTCCGAGCTGCCTTACGGCATCATGCTGCCGCGCGACGTGGCGAGAATCCTGGTTGCAAGCGGGAAGACGGTGTCCACAGAGCCGCGGGGGGTGGTGCGGGCAATGGTCAGTTGCATGGCTCTCGGGCAAGCGGCGGGCGCCGCGGCGGCGCTGGCCGGTGCGGCCGGTGCTTCGCCGTCAAACGTGCCTATCCGGCGCATTCAGCAAGAGCTTCTCGACCAGGGCGCGTATCTGGGGCCCGAGGATCGCCTGGCGGAGTTGGGCTTGAAGTAG
- a CDS encoding Gfo/Idh/MocA family oxidoreductase: MKRRLLMVGAGGFARSWINNFIQPFLEDRVEVAALVDINERALRESGDALGLAADQRFTDMRHAFGRVDADFCAVVIPPAVHRDAVMLAVEHGIHILSEKPISDTLEVTREIYQAVAESGLKMAVTQNYRFTQRMLTFRHALRDRGLGRLNYLMARFAADYREYGSWGAAFRHEIADALLVEGGVHHLDMMRNLSGADCETIAGIGWNPEWSSFKGNSTGLYVMDMSNGARACYEGNCSEAGVSNSWHQEYYRAECENGAVVLDADSVVRVIRDGEQVEEVPSVPADPSGHHTIIRDFLDWLDGGPEPETSLRDNIRSAAMLFAAIDASRDRQVKRVADYL; this comes from the coding sequence ATGAAAAGGCGATTGCTGATGGTGGGTGCGGGCGGCTTCGCCCGCTCGTGGATCAACAACTTCATTCAACCGTTCCTCGAGGACCGCGTGGAAGTCGCGGCGTTGGTGGATATCAACGAACGGGCGCTGCGCGAGTCGGGTGACGCGCTTGGCCTCGCGGCCGATCAGCGATTCACGGACATGCGGCATGCATTCGGCCGGGTGGATGCCGATTTCTGCGCCGTCGTCATACCCCCGGCGGTGCACCGCGACGCGGTGATGCTGGCAGTCGAGCACGGCATCCACATTCTGTCGGAGAAGCCGATCTCAGACACGCTCGAGGTAACGCGCGAGATATACCAGGCCGTCGCGGAGAGCGGCCTGAAGATGGCGGTGACGCAGAACTACCGGTTCACACAGCGCATGCTCACTTTTCGCCATGCACTGCGCGACCGCGGCCTGGGCCGGCTCAACTACCTCATGGCGCGCTTCGCCGCCGACTACCGGGAGTACGGCTCCTGGGGCGCGGCTTTCCGACACGAGATAGCCGACGCGCTGCTCGTCGAGGGCGGCGTGCACCACCTCGACATGATGCGCAACCTGAGCGGCGCCGACTGCGAGACAATCGCCGGCATCGGCTGGAACCCGGAGTGGAGCAGCTTCAAGGGCAATTCGACCGGGCTCTACGTCATGGACATGAGCAATGGCGCCAGGGCATGCTATGAGGGTAACTGCTCAGAGGCAGGCGTCAGTAACTCGTGGCACCAGGAGTACTACCGCGCGGAATGCGAGAACGGTGCGGTCGTACTGGATGCCGACAGCGTGGTGCGCGTTATTCGCGACGGAGAACAGGTCGAGGAGGTGCCGTCGGTTCCCGCCGACCCGTCGGGCCACCATACGATCATCCGCGACTTCCTCGATTGGCTGGATGGCGGGCCGGAGCCCGAGACGTCGCTGCGCGACAACATTAGGAGCGCGGCGATGCTATTCGCCGCCATTGACGCAAGCCGGGATCGGCAGGTCAAGCGCGTCGCGGACTATCTGTGA
- a CDS encoding carbon starvation protein A, which produces MSAPLLCGLSIVFLYLGYRFYGSFLERRIVEPSDTATPAHDVNDGVDFVPCRPAMLFGHHFASIAGAGPIIGPVLAVVQFGWMAVAGWIVVGCVFMGAVHDYLSLMMSVRNRGASVAEVAERTMGTRASLIFSAFLWAALVLIIAVFGISGARTLIAAPQMVIPSFSLIFIAMLFGWVSRRFGVNLAVATLFAVGANFIAIYIGYLHPISLPASLSEQTALMVWFGILIAYGALASVLPVWLLLQPRDYICVYKLYIGLALGIGGIMVGGRTISAPAYTQFSAGGDALFPMLFVIVACGAISGFHSLVAGGTTSKQLNRERDGKRIGYGAMIVEGVLAIVALISVSAGLAWQGTALPGQPVLQDVVRDKGWMVAFGQGYGTLVASLPIITATAATLFGMIMLKTFILTTLDTATRLARFIIRESIGEYVPQVGGRVGATLVTVGPALWLGYSNKWQVIWPVFGAANQLIAALALLVISAYLVGIRKPAGYTLVPAMVMTCITVSALAYQAYGFFFGPSGVQWTLAIACVVLLVLAGVVIFEAAGAYRRLRVSAAEGAVA; this is translated from the coding sequence ATGAGCGCGCCCCTTTTGTGTGGCCTGTCCATTGTCTTCCTGTACCTCGGCTACCGCTTCTACGGAAGCTTCCTAGAACGGCGCATCGTTGAACCCAGTGATACGGCGACACCGGCGCACGACGTCAATGACGGCGTTGATTTCGTTCCATGCAGGCCGGCCATGCTATTCGGGCATCACTTCGCCTCGATCGCGGGTGCCGGGCCTATCATCGGTCCCGTGCTGGCGGTGGTGCAATTCGGTTGGATGGCGGTAGCCGGTTGGATCGTCGTCGGCTGTGTTTTCATGGGCGCGGTGCACGACTACCTGAGCCTGATGATGTCGGTGCGCAACCGCGGGGCGTCGGTTGCGGAGGTCGCGGAGCGCACGATGGGCACTCGCGCCAGCCTCATCTTCTCCGCCTTCCTGTGGGCCGCGCTGGTGCTCATCATCGCCGTGTTCGGCATCTCGGGCGCACGCACTCTCATCGCCGCGCCGCAGATGGTTATACCGAGCTTCTCGCTGATATTCATCGCCATGCTCTTCGGGTGGGTCAGCCGCAGGTTCGGCGTCAACCTGGCGGTGGCGACGCTGTTCGCGGTTGGCGCCAACTTCATCGCCATCTACATCGGCTACCTCCACCCGATCTCGCTGCCCGCCTCGCTGTCGGAGCAAACCGCGCTCATGGTGTGGTTCGGCATTCTCATAGCCTACGGCGCGCTCGCTTCCGTGCTCCCGGTGTGGCTTCTGCTTCAGCCGCGCGACTACATCTGCGTCTACAAGCTCTACATTGGCCTCGCGCTCGGCATCGGCGGCATCATGGTGGGCGGACGCACAATCAGCGCTCCGGCTTACACTCAGTTCAGCGCCGGAGGCGACGCGCTGTTCCCGATGCTCTTCGTCATCGTCGCCTGCGGCGCGATCTCCGGTTTTCATTCGCTCGTCGCCGGCGGCACGACGTCGAAACAGCTCAACCGCGAGCGCGATGGCAAACGCATCGGCTATGGGGCGATGATCGTCGAAGGGGTGCTTGCCATCGTGGCGCTCATATCCGTCAGCGCAGGTCTCGCGTGGCAGGGAACGGCGCTGCCGGGACAGCCGGTGCTGCAGGACGTCGTGCGCGACAAGGGCTGGATGGTGGCCTTCGGACAGGGCTACGGCACGTTGGTGGCGTCCCTGCCCATCATTACCGCGACGGCGGCGACGTTGTTCGGCATGATTATGCTCAAGACGTTCATCCTGACTACACTCGACACGGCGACGCGGCTCGCGCGCTTCATCATTAGAGAATCCATCGGCGAGTACGTGCCACAGGTGGGCGGCCGCGTCGGTGCGACTCTGGTCACGGTGGGGCCGGCCCTTTGGCTGGGCTACAGCAACAAGTGGCAGGTGATCTGGCCAGTCTTCGGCGCGGCGAACCAGCTCATCGCGGCGCTCGCGCTGCTCGTGATTTCGGCGTACCTCGTAGGGATTCGCAAGCCTGCGGGCTACACGCTCGTGCCGGCGATGGTTATGACTTGCATTACGGTCTCGGCGCTTGCGTATCAGGCCTATGGGTTCTTCTTCGGCCCGAGCGGAGTACAGTGGACCCTCGCAATCGCGTGCGTCGTCCTGCTCGTTCTCGCCGGCGTGGTGATCTTCGAAGCCGCAGGCGCGTACCGCAGGCTGCGGGTGTCGGCAGCGGAAGGCGCGGTGGCCTGA